The Sediminispirochaeta smaragdinae DSM 11293 genome has a segment encoding these proteins:
- a CDS encoding tail fiber assembly protein, which produces MKTYAVIDGSMITTVVQSADEAAKLAELFPEKTIKEVPAGFTGNKGDDIRFFDEDGKRLSIAAATEAGLVPEVGEHEAAIWEGGRYVLTPDYTGVPYWKKATGAAVHLSLGRKPDESMTDIEPSDPQAVWNETGWTVPEEVLSERVRLERDRLLSESDYIMMADYPLTDKSDWKAYRQALRDIPLQPGFPQEISWPQAPEKRS; this is translated from the coding sequence ATGAAAACCTATGCCGTAATAGATGGATCAATGATTACCACTGTGGTGCAAAGCGCCGATGAGGCGGCCAAGCTTGCAGAGCTGTTTCCGGAAAAAACCATCAAGGAGGTTCCTGCAGGGTTTACCGGAAACAAAGGCGATGATATCCGCTTCTTCGATGAGGATGGAAAGCGGCTTTCGATAGCAGCCGCAACAGAAGCCGGGCTTGTGCCTGAGGTCGGAGAACATGAGGCCGCTATTTGGGAAGGCGGTAGGTATGTGCTTACCCCTGACTATACCGGTGTTCCCTACTGGAAAAAGGCCACAGGAGCGGCGGTACACCTGTCCCTCGGCCGAAAGCCCGATGAGAGTATGACCGATATAGAGCCTTCGGACCCGCAGGCCGTGTGGAACGAAACGGGCTGGACAGTTCCCGAGGAGGTGCTCTCCGAACGGGTTCGCTTAGAACGAGACAGGCTGCTTTCAGAAAGCGACTACATCATGATGGCCGACTATCCCCTTACCGACAAATCGGACTGGAAAGCCTACCGGCAGGCTCTCAGGGACATTCCATTGCAGCCAGGCTTCCCTCAGGAGATTTCCTGGCCACAGGCACCGGAAAAAAGGAGTTAA
- a CDS encoding coiled-coil domain-containing protein — protein MGTALIDELKILLRAETRTAVKAMRDAQKQTDSLEGQLKSLATGAVKSFGTYAAAALSIKKVIDISRESGQAASDAQETMSKYAVVFDDVRQASMATASQLAEDFDLASSTAQKLLGNTGDLLTGFGLSSDAALKLSDTTNRLAIDLASFSNAQGGAAAVSHALVSAFSGEREALKSYGIVINEAMVKEKMAENTAKGLTFATEQQAKIQATLDLATEQSKNAIGDYARTSDSAANVTRALGEETKRLKENYGTLVNEGLTPAKAFFRDLLDSINDNIEKNRELSAALDAIYGRSAIGDSVESLQQLEAGLQDLKEKEAALQELVKSGRGDVAAQAKEALSGIQGQIERTEQLILASSRFLSAQEAIRLEEKRSLEAAAKLAAVREKAAKDNETALSELAKRELEAMEPNEKQLRLLQDEIDKWAAVRDAGVAAGQDMAEVQRLLNDLIDERNRKLSEGKTNWSQPLEGLSEWEQEYKDILNEASLDRQQMERDEEARLAEIRESFGKSQLQARLDEIRLQVDAAKQAGVDEVDVEKWKTEQIIQLYATRAQEAMAIYNQLSGMLSDIYSLQGNLSDAAAEKEIANLDNQIEFKKAAGETYEDLEAEKTEKEDKLARKQFERDKKNRKSETIASGAQAVINAYASMNPIAASAMAAVIAGLTARKVALINQQQYTGLADGGIVPAQGDAGGLYRLGDKNKAETVIPFDIRNLKSGGTTVQVHVDNVYGPGGSEAFAKYIVQTVKRGQSSGRVEKWGA, from the coding sequence ATGGGAACAGCACTCATTGATGAGTTAAAGATACTCCTTCGCGCAGAGACACGGACCGCGGTAAAGGCCATGCGCGATGCACAGAAACAAACCGACTCACTTGAAGGCCAGCTCAAGAGCCTTGCAACAGGGGCTGTGAAAAGTTTCGGAACCTATGCGGCCGCTGCACTGTCGATCAAGAAAGTCATCGATATCTCGAGGGAATCGGGCCAGGCGGCAAGTGACGCTCAGGAGACCATGAGTAAGTATGCGGTGGTCTTCGATGATGTGAGACAGGCAAGCATGGCAACGGCCAGCCAGCTTGCAGAGGACTTTGACCTTGCCTCCTCCACGGCTCAAAAGCTCCTCGGTAATACCGGGGACTTACTCACCGGCTTCGGTTTGAGTTCAGATGCTGCCTTAAAGCTCTCCGATACAACAAACCGGCTTGCCATCGACCTTGCAAGCTTTTCGAATGCTCAAGGGGGGGCTGCGGCGGTCAGTCATGCCCTGGTATCGGCGTTCTCCGGAGAGCGGGAGGCCTTAAAGAGCTACGGGATTGTGATCAACGAGGCCATGGTCAAAGAAAAGATGGCAGAGAACACGGCCAAGGGCTTAACCTTTGCCACCGAACAGCAGGCGAAGATCCAGGCCACCTTAGACCTTGCAACCGAGCAGTCGAAGAATGCCATCGGGGACTATGCGAGGACCTCAGACAGTGCGGCCAATGTGACGAGGGCCTTGGGGGAAGAGACCAAGCGGCTGAAAGAGAACTACGGAACTCTGGTCAATGAGGGGCTGACCCCGGCAAAGGCGTTCTTTCGTGACCTGCTTGATTCGATCAACGACAATATCGAGAAGAACCGAGAACTGTCGGCCGCCCTTGATGCGATCTACGGCAGAAGCGCGATAGGTGATTCCGTCGAAAGCCTGCAGCAGCTTGAGGCGGGCCTCCAGGACCTGAAAGAAAAAGAAGCTGCCCTGCAGGAGCTTGTCAAAAGCGGCAGGGGTGATGTGGCGGCCCAGGCGAAAGAGGCTCTATCCGGTATCCAGGGGCAGATTGAAAGGACCGAGCAGCTGATCCTTGCCTCCTCACGGTTTTTGTCGGCTCAGGAAGCAATCAGGCTCGAAGAAAAGCGATCCCTTGAGGCGGCGGCAAAGCTTGCAGCCGTTCGGGAGAAAGCTGCCAAAGACAACGAAACGGCGTTGAGTGAGCTTGCAAAGCGAGAGCTTGAAGCCATGGAGCCGAACGAGAAGCAATTGAGGCTCCTGCAGGATGAGATCGACAAGTGGGCTGCCGTTCGTGACGCCGGGGTGGCCGCCGGTCAGGATATGGCTGAGGTCCAAAGGCTCCTCAATGATCTTATCGATGAGCGAAACCGAAAGCTTTCGGAAGGCAAGACCAACTGGTCACAGCCGCTTGAAGGGCTCTCTGAGTGGGAACAAGAGTATAAGGACATTTTGAATGAAGCCTCCCTTGACCGGCAGCAGATGGAACGGGACGAGGAAGCCCGTCTTGCTGAGATACGGGAGAGCTTTGGAAAGAGCCAGCTGCAGGCCCGCCTTGATGAGATACGCCTGCAGGTGGATGCGGCCAAACAGGCCGGTGTGGATGAGGTGGATGTTGAGAAGTGGAAAACCGAGCAGATCATCCAGCTGTATGCCACAAGGGCCCAAGAGGCTATGGCCATCTACAACCAGCTAAGCGGCATGCTCTCTGATATCTACAGCCTCCAGGGGAATCTCTCGGATGCTGCGGCCGAGAAGGAAATTGCAAACCTCGACAACCAGATCGAGTTCAAGAAGGCGGCCGGGGAAACATACGAAGACCTTGAAGCCGAGAAGACGGAGAAAGAGGACAAGCTTGCGCGGAAGCAGTTCGAACGGGACAAGAAGAACAGGAAGAGTGAAACCATAGCATCGGGAGCACAGGCGGTTATCAATGCCTATGCATCCATGAACCCGATTGCAGCCTCGGCTATGGCCGCCGTCATTGCAGGACTGACCGCCCGCAAGGTGGCGCTGATCAATCAGCAGCAATACACGGGCCTTGCAGACGGCGGTATTGTGCCGGCACAAGGAGATGCCGGAGGGCTGTACCGGCTGGGGGACAAGAACAAAGCTGAGACGGTCATCCCCTTTGACATCCGGAACCTCAAAAGCGGCGGGACGACGGTACAGGTGCATGTGGATAATGTGTACGGTCCCGGAGGATCGGAGGCCTTTGCAAAGTACATCGTCCAGACGGTAAAGCGCGGCCAGTCATCCGGCCGTGTCGAGAAGTGGGGAGCCTGA
- a CDS encoding DUF3168 domain-containing protein: protein MSRAPEVEITEQLRADTALMERIKAIYDTESRVLLKIPYLVVSLVSDTNEKVYLSYYGGSAAIQIDIYAKDERSSDLRALVKDAVRRIRGVSGALKFSSVVVTGDAFLGIAPNGLYRWMVEIRADYTEEGER, encoded by the coding sequence ATGAGCAGAGCACCGGAAGTTGAGATCACAGAGCAGCTTCGAGCCGACACGGCCCTCATGGAGCGGATCAAAGCAATCTATGACACCGAGAGCCGGGTTTTGCTAAAGATACCGTACCTGGTGGTGAGCCTTGTAAGCGACACGAATGAGAAGGTGTATCTCTCATACTACGGGGGATCAGCTGCCATACAGATCGATATCTATGCAAAGGATGAGAGAAGCTCTGACCTCAGGGCCCTTGTCAAAGATGCGGTTCGAAGGATTCGCGGGGTATCGGGGGCCTTGAAGTTCTCCTCGGTGGTTGTCACAGGAGATGCGTTTCTCGGTATTGCCCCCAATGGGCTCTACCGCTGGATGGTGGAGATCAGAGCGGATTACACGGAAGAAGGAGAGAGATGA
- a CDS encoding head-tail connector protein has product MSGELTSWQAVKARLDLEDNQEDKATGLIAVASRRAERYTGRLLAGRDGTLVMDGRASDHLVLPQYPINRIESVKVDPYRVFDGEPVTDYFADLGAGILIRTAPHLWPLGVKNIQVTGNFGYGAIPEDLEESVIQLVGYWLGSQGISWLGKGDAASGEYQTMYVGVMDLPFQVRNVWDSYREVSV; this is encoded by the coding sequence ATGAGTGGAGAGCTAACCAGCTGGCAGGCGGTAAAGGCGCGTCTTGATCTTGAGGATAACCAAGAGGATAAGGCAACCGGTCTTATTGCCGTGGCGTCCCGTCGGGCTGAGAGGTACACCGGACGGCTTCTTGCAGGTCGGGACGGGACACTGGTGATGGACGGAAGGGCCTCAGATCATCTTGTCCTGCCTCAGTACCCGATTAACCGTATCGAGAGCGTGAAGGTCGACCCGTACCGTGTATTCGACGGTGAACCTGTCACCGACTATTTCGCAGACCTTGGGGCGGGGATCCTGATACGCACCGCCCCTCATCTATGGCCTTTGGGGGTGAAGAACATCCAGGTTACGGGCAACTTCGGCTATGGAGCGATCCCTGAGGACCTTGAAGAGTCGGTGATACAGCTGGTCGGCTACTGGCTTGGTTCCCAGGGTATCAGCTGGCTGGGTAAAGGGGATGCGGCAAGCGGAGAGTATCAAACCATGTATGTGGGGGTGATGGACCTGCCATTTCAGGTTCGTAATGTGTGGGACTCCTACCGGGAGGTGTCAGTGTGA
- a CDS encoding phage major capsid protein — MDPEIRAAIEEQKKAWKAFQDANDQRLLKIEAGDVKGLSDINVKIDRITAAMEENAKVIERVGEIENSINKLSLGTGGGKAKGTGAFSAYMRSGDESGFRADATVQVDPDGGWLVPENIRKEIGRIAQGITAMRNLASVQGISEGASYTEFVTTSGAGAEWVAETEKREETATPSLARIDTVVHEMSANPKASQRLLDDAMVDIEAWLSGEVAIAFAELEAESFITGSGVKQPRGILSYDAVEDKNYTWGKLGYRTTGAAAGFASSNPEDALVDLAYALKSKYRNGATWLMSRTTLAAVRKFKTSMGYLWQPSFQAGEPSMLLGYPVAEDDAMPSHTTSGAFPIAFGDFKAGYRIVDHMGIRVLRDPYSAKPFISFYTTKQVGGGVKNFEAIKLLKVAA; from the coding sequence ATGGATCCGGAAATTAGAGCGGCAATTGAAGAGCAGAAAAAGGCCTGGAAAGCGTTCCAGGATGCGAACGACCAGCGGCTTTTGAAGATAGAAGCCGGGGATGTAAAGGGGCTTTCTGATATCAACGTGAAGATCGACAGGATCACTGCGGCGATGGAAGAGAATGCGAAGGTTATCGAGCGGGTCGGAGAGATCGAGAACAGCATCAACAAGCTGTCTCTGGGAACCGGCGGTGGCAAGGCCAAAGGGACCGGTGCCTTTAGCGCATACATGAGAAGCGGAGATGAAAGCGGGTTTCGTGCGGATGCCACGGTACAGGTCGATCCCGACGGCGGGTGGCTGGTGCCTGAGAACATACGAAAGGAAATCGGACGGATTGCCCAGGGGATTACCGCCATGCGGAACCTTGCCTCTGTGCAGGGAATTTCCGAAGGGGCAAGTTATACCGAGTTCGTCACCACCTCCGGAGCCGGGGCCGAATGGGTGGCGGAGACCGAGAAGCGGGAGGAGACCGCCACGCCTTCCCTTGCCCGTATCGATACGGTAGTACATGAGATGTCGGCGAATCCCAAGGCGAGCCAGAGGCTCCTTGATGATGCCATGGTGGATATTGAGGCCTGGCTGTCTGGGGAAGTGGCCATCGCCTTTGCAGAGCTTGAGGCTGAGAGCTTTATCACCGGAAGCGGGGTCAAACAGCCCCGGGGGATCCTTTCCTACGATGCGGTGGAGGATAAGAACTATACGTGGGGAAAGCTCGGGTATCGTACAACTGGGGCGGCTGCCGGCTTTGCCTCTTCGAATCCTGAGGATGCCCTGGTCGACCTTGCTTATGCACTAAAGAGTAAGTACCGAAACGGGGCCACCTGGCTCATGAGCCGGACAACCTTGGCTGCGGTACGAAAGTTCAAAACATCCATGGGCTACCTGTGGCAGCCCTCCTTTCAGGCTGGCGAGCCTTCCATGCTCTTAGGCTACCCGGTGGCTGAGGATGATGCCATGCCTTCTCATACCACAAGCGGGGCCTTTCCCATCGCCTTCGGTGATTTCAAGGCAGGCTACCGAATCGTGGACCATATGGGCATTCGGGTACTTCGCGACCCCTACAGTGCAAAGCCTTTTATCAGTTTTTACACCACCAAGCAGGTAGGCGGCGGTGTGAAGAATTTCGAAGCGATCAAACTCTTGAAGGTCGCAGCCTAA
- a CDS encoding DUF261 family protein, translated as MYYQNSIEMPERVQKWGCYATVISAAVAGRTKRSISQEDFVNCVIESERRRYLTEDPEAPGTFMYVADPTGIFRLFGLNVRYLGKKDADYICQPNEIEILLWRRWNEKTRKYIYHFTLGNGRGMTVYDPWAPFSKTASEGELRSKRIFLDLGEVAA; from the coding sequence ATGTATTATCAAAACAGTATTGAGATGCCGGAGCGGGTACAGAAATGGGGATGCTACGCTACCGTAATTTCTGCGGCAGTAGCAGGAAGGACAAAACGTTCTATCTCACAAGAGGATTTTGTTAATTGTGTGATTGAGTCGGAACGCCGTCGATACCTGACTGAGGACCCGGAGGCGCCTGGAACCTTTATGTATGTGGCAGACCCGACAGGGATCTTCCGCCTCTTCGGCCTGAATGTACGCTACCTCGGGAAAAAAGACGCGGACTATATATGCCAGCCGAACGAGATAGAAATACTCTTGTGGCGACGGTGGAATGAAAAAACGCGCAAGTACATCTACCATTTCACCCTGGGTAACGGCCGTGGCATGACCGTCTATGATCCATGGGCTCCATTCAGCAAGACTGCAAGCGAGGGGGAACTTCGGTCG